The Vicinamibacterales bacterium genome contains a region encoding:
- a CDS encoding sigma-70 family RNA polymerase sigma factor, with protein MNGQPTGRDTVLQGADDASAIAADVKAHLDAGRREAAADRFGDLVGMWQRRANRLAYYYLGNAADADEAVQDAFVKVYAHMTTFRADLSFDAWFTRILVNTCLDRLKGRRRGGRPTWDPLPVDEVAGLDSGEPSAERRLIGQATWQTAAEAIRQLPARQRDAFLLCHLHESTPAEAADALGMNPATFRVHLFRAVRKLRSALGVS; from the coding sequence ATGAACGGACAGCCGACAGGACGCGACACGGTGCTCCAGGGCGCCGACGACGCGTCGGCGATCGCGGCCGACGTGAAGGCCCATCTCGACGCGGGCCGGCGCGAGGCGGCAGCCGATCGCTTCGGCGATCTCGTGGGCATGTGGCAGCGCCGGGCGAATCGTCTGGCCTACTACTACCTCGGGAACGCCGCCGACGCGGACGAAGCGGTCCAGGATGCGTTCGTGAAGGTCTACGCCCATATGACGACGTTTCGTGCCGACCTCTCGTTCGACGCGTGGTTCACGAGGATTCTCGTCAATACATGCCTCGACCGCCTGAAGGGGCGCCGCCGGGGCGGCCGGCCGACCTGGGATCCGCTGCCCGTCGACGAGGTCGCGGGCCTGGACAGCGGCGAGCCGTCGGCGGAGCGGCGGCTGATCGGCCAGGCGACCTGGCAAACCGCGGCCGAGGCCATCCGCCAGCTCCCGGCCCGCCAGCGAGACGCCTTCCTCCTGTGCCACCTCCACGAGTCGACGCCCGCCGAGGCGGCTGATGCCCTCGGCATGAACCCGGCGACCTTCCGCGTCCACCTCTTCCGCGCGGTCCGGAAGCTCCGGAGCGCGCTGGGGGTGTCCTGA
- a CDS encoding 4-hydroxy-3-methylbut-2-enyl diphosphate reductase, with translation MPALIFKKGLDLKREVAGQLAASYHSDLVAGIKANDYRYADGRLTLHLAREFGFCYGVDRAVDYAYQARLKFPTRQVYLTGEIIHNPHVNDQLRAQGIRFLSDAGESWERLDADAVVILPAFGVPVAELARLDALGCTLVDTTCGSVLNVWKNVKRYAHDGFTAIIHGKHWHEETRATASQAVQVPGGHYLVVLDAAEADEVCRFITDAPAPGSQARADLLTRFARACSPGFDPDQHLDRVGLANQTTMLSTESFAIGEQFRAAIRARYGEAHESEHFRAFDTICSATQDRQDAVVAMLAERPLDLMIVIGGYNSSNTCNLARICAATVPTYHIAEPDGLESADRIRHRDVAAKTELVSTGWLPDGPLAVGLTSGASTPDNHVEAVVRRLASLANGPVPRDATP, from the coding sequence GTGCCGGCCCTCATCTTCAAGAAGGGGCTCGACCTCAAGCGCGAGGTGGCGGGCCAGTTGGCGGCCAGCTACCACAGCGACCTCGTCGCCGGGATCAAGGCGAACGACTACCGCTACGCGGACGGCCGGCTCACCCTGCACCTGGCCCGCGAGTTCGGCTTCTGCTACGGCGTGGACCGCGCCGTCGACTACGCCTACCAGGCCCGCCTGAAGTTCCCGACGCGGCAGGTCTACCTGACCGGCGAGATCATCCACAACCCCCACGTCAACGATCAGCTGCGCGCCCAGGGCATCCGGTTCCTCTCCGACGCCGGAGAATCGTGGGAACGCCTGGACGCCGACGCCGTGGTCATCCTGCCCGCCTTCGGGGTGCCCGTCGCCGAACTGGCGCGCCTCGACGCCCTCGGCTGCACCTTGGTCGATACCACCTGCGGGTCCGTGTTGAACGTCTGGAAGAACGTGAAGCGCTACGCCCACGACGGCTTCACGGCGATCATCCATGGCAAGCACTGGCACGAGGAGACCCGGGCCACGGCCTCGCAGGCGGTCCAAGTGCCGGGCGGCCACTATCTCGTCGTGCTGGACGCCGCCGAGGCCGACGAGGTCTGCCGGTTCATCACCGACGCACCGGCACCCGGCAGCCAGGCGCGAGCCGATCTCCTGACCCGCTTCGCACGCGCCTGCTCTCCGGGATTCGATCCCGACCAGCACCTCGACCGGGTCGGCCTGGCGAACCAGACGACGATGCTCAGCACCGAGTCGTTCGCCATCGGTGAGCAGTTCCGGGCGGCGATTCGGGCGCGCTACGGAGAGGCCCACGAGAGCGAGCACTTCCGGGCGTTCGACACCATCTGCAGCGCGACCCAGGATCGCCAGGACGCGGTCGTGGCGATGCTCGCCGAGCGCCCGCTGGACCTGATGATCGTCATTGGCGGCTACAACAGCAGCAACACCTGCAATCTCGCCAGGATCTGCGCCGCGACCGTGCCGACCTATCACATCGCAGAGCCCGATGGCCTCGAGTCCGCCGACCGGATCCGGCATCGGGACGTCGCCGCGAAGACCGAGCTCGTCTCGACGGGCTGGCTGCCCGACGGCCCCCTCGCCGTGGGCCTCACGTCGGGGGCCTCAACGCCCGACAATCACGTGGAGGCGGTGGTCCGCCGGCTGGCGAGTCTGGCCAACGGACCGGTGCCGCGCGACGCCACACCGTAA
- a CDS encoding Spy/CpxP family protein refolding chaperone — protein MALSSRVFVRLLAVIACLTAVTAAPAFAQGFKWWQNERYQRELNLAPEQVSRLEDIYQAAGPAMRTEKAALERRQADLSAMVDLGQADEVDAAGLIARVEGARAELGRTRALMLYRMRRVLTTEQHGKLKALFAERERSRRSRPQDQARR, from the coding sequence ATGGCACTGTCATCTCGTGTCTTCGTTCGTCTTCTGGCGGTCATCGCCTGCCTCACGGCCGTGACGGCCGCGCCGGCCTTCGCGCAGGGATTCAAGTGGTGGCAGAACGAGCGCTACCAGCGGGAGCTGAATCTCGCGCCGGAGCAGGTCTCGCGACTCGAGGACATCTACCAGGCCGCCGGGCCCGCCATGCGCACCGAGAAGGCCGCGCTCGAACGCCGGCAGGCCGACCTGTCTGCCATGGTGGACCTGGGGCAGGCCGACGAGGTCGACGCCGCAGGGCTCATCGCCCGCGTCGAGGGAGCCAGGGCCGAACTCGGCCGGACGCGCGCGCTGATGCTCTACCGGATGCGCCGCGTCCTCACCACTGAACAGCACGGCAAGCTGAAGGCGCTCTTCGCCGAGCGCGAGCGCTCGCGGCGCAGCCGTCCCCAGGACCAGGCGCGCCGGTAG
- the gatB gene encoding Asp-tRNA(Asn)/Glu-tRNA(Gln) amidotransferase subunit GatB: MSAVRVAVEPVIGLEIHAQLQTATKIFCGCRARFGAAPNEDVCPVCLGLPGALPVLNGHAVDLAVTAALALGCTVHERSVFARKNYFYPDLPKGYQISQYEQPLATGGQVELRTGADVRTIRLTRIHMEEDAGKSLHEGFADSDRRTYLDFNRAGVPLIEIVSEPDLRTPLEAATFFETVRRLLVWIGANDGNMEEGSLRCDANVSVRPAGQAALGTKVEVKNVNSFRYLQKALEYEIGRQADCLEHGERIVQETRLFDSALGRTFSMRSKEEAHDYRYFPEPDLPPVEVSAERRDRVAAVMPELPDARRVRFVREHGLPDYDAGVLTETRGLADYFEAVAAACANAKAASNWVMGEVLRVLKARGATIDEVGVSAEALGGLIRLVLAGTVSTTVAKGVFEEMYGSGRDAAAIVAERGLAQVSDEVALGGFVQQVVSAQADAVAQYRAGKKATFGFLVGEAMKASGGKADPKRLSQLLRHALDRVD; this comes from the coding sequence GTGAGCGCGGTCCGGGTGGCCGTCGAGCCCGTCATCGGGCTCGAGATTCACGCCCAGCTCCAGACGGCGACGAAGATCTTCTGCGGGTGCCGGGCGCGCTTCGGCGCGGCGCCGAACGAGGACGTGTGCCCGGTGTGCCTGGGGCTGCCGGGCGCGCTGCCCGTCCTGAACGGGCACGCGGTGGATCTCGCCGTGACCGCGGCGCTGGCCCTCGGCTGCACGGTCCACGAGCGGTCGGTGTTCGCGCGCAAGAACTACTTCTACCCGGACCTGCCGAAGGGCTACCAGATTTCGCAGTATGAACAGCCGCTGGCCACGGGCGGCCAGGTCGAGTTGCGCACGGGCGCGGACGTGCGCACGATCCGGCTGACGCGCATCCACATGGAGGAGGACGCCGGCAAGTCACTCCACGAGGGATTCGCGGATTCGGACCGGCGGACCTACCTGGACTTCAATCGGGCCGGCGTGCCGCTCATCGAGATCGTGAGCGAGCCCGACCTGCGGACGCCGCTCGAGGCCGCGACGTTCTTCGAGACCGTTCGACGGCTCCTCGTCTGGATCGGCGCCAACGACGGGAACATGGAGGAGGGCAGCCTCCGGTGCGACGCCAACGTGTCGGTTCGGCCCGCCGGGCAGGCGGCGCTCGGCACGAAGGTCGAAGTCAAGAACGTCAACTCGTTCCGCTACCTCCAGAAGGCGCTCGAATACGAGATCGGTCGCCAGGCCGACTGCCTCGAGCACGGCGAGCGCATCGTCCAGGAGACACGCCTCTTCGACTCGGCGCTCGGCCGGACCTTCTCGATGCGGAGCAAGGAGGAGGCGCATGACTACCGGTACTTCCCGGAGCCGGATCTTCCGCCCGTCGAGGTCTCGGCGGAGCGCCGCGACCGGGTGGCGGCCGTGATGCCCGAGCTCCCCGACGCGCGGCGCGTCCGGTTCGTGCGCGAGCACGGCCTGCCGGACTACGATGCCGGGGTCCTCACGGAGACCCGGGGCCTGGCCGACTACTTCGAGGCCGTCGCGGCGGCATGCGCCAACGCGAAGGCCGCCAGCAACTGGGTGATGGGCGAGGTGCTGCGTGTCCTGAAGGCGCGCGGTGCGACGATCGACGAAGTGGGCGTGAGCGCCGAGGCGCTTGGGGGCCTGATCCGTCTCGTGCTCGCCGGCACGGTCAGCACCACCGTCGCAAAGGGCGTCTTCGAGGAGATGTACGGCAGCGGTCGCGACGCGGCCGCGATCGTCGCCGAACGCGGGCTGGCGCAGGTGTCCGACGAGGTGGCGCTCGGCGGGTTCGTGCAGCAGGTGGTGTCGGCACAGGCCGACGCGGTCGCGCAGTACCGGGCCGGGAAGAAGGCGACCTTCGGCTTCCTCGTGGGCGAGGCGATGAAGGCCTCGGGCGGCAAGGCGGATCCGAAGCGCCTCAGCCAGCTGCTGCGGCACGCGCTGGACCGCGTCGACTGA
- a CDS encoding efflux RND transporter periplasmic adaptor subunit, whose amino-acid sequence MRSKVWLGVGIAVLAGALAASGCSRAGSEGGQAPNQQAGGGPGGGQRGGRPGGGGPGGGFGGGFGGGGFRPPMTVEVATPTKGDISAELTVVGNLIGAQTVDVVPRAGGRLVSVNVQLGDRVSRGQLLAKIEDQEINEQVKQAEAAHAVAQATIRQREADLKFAEVNLERSQNLFQRQLLPRQSLDDAEARHSAATAQLDLARAQFSQAQARLDELRISKANTSIVSPVNGFVGKRNMDPGAWASQQAPVASVVDISSVRLVANVVEKDLRLVNAGDPARVSVDAFPGEAFEGRIARVAPVLDPATRTAEIEIEVPNRDFRLKPGMYARMSVTIESRKNATLVPKASVVDYNGTRGVFTMTAENKAKFLPVEVGIEDADHVEVRNGITAADTLVTNGASALRDNDTLVLAGQPAGAGGGRRGQGTPGAAGRGNGRDTAGGAAAAPPAKPPETPTEAAGAEGAEGTPRRRPGAGGQQPGDDPARRRPTGPPGL is encoded by the coding sequence ATGCGTAGCAAGGTGTGGCTGGGTGTGGGCATCGCGGTGCTGGCCGGCGCCCTGGCCGCGAGCGGTTGCTCGCGCGCCGGGTCGGAGGGGGGGCAGGCCCCCAACCAGCAGGCCGGCGGCGGCCCGGGCGGTGGCCAGCGGGGCGGCCGACCGGGCGGGGGCGGGCCGGGCGGGGGCTTTGGCGGCGGGTTCGGCGGCGGCGGGTTCCGGCCGCCGATGACGGTCGAGGTCGCCACACCCACGAAGGGTGACATCTCCGCGGAACTCACGGTCGTGGGCAACCTGATCGGCGCGCAGACCGTCGACGTGGTGCCTCGTGCCGGCGGACGCCTGGTGTCGGTCAACGTGCAGCTCGGCGACCGGGTGTCGCGCGGACAGCTCCTGGCCAAGATCGAAGACCAGGAGATCAACGAGCAGGTGAAGCAGGCCGAGGCCGCGCACGCCGTGGCGCAGGCCACGATCCGGCAGCGGGAAGCGGACCTGAAGTTCGCCGAGGTGAACCTGGAGCGGTCGCAGAACCTGTTCCAGCGCCAGCTCCTGCCGCGCCAGTCGCTGGATGACGCGGAAGCGCGGCACTCGGCCGCGACCGCGCAGCTCGACCTGGCGCGGGCGCAGTTCTCCCAGGCGCAGGCCCGACTCGACGAGCTCCGCATCTCGAAGGCGAACACGAGCATCGTCTCGCCCGTCAACGGCTTCGTCGGCAAGCGCAACATGGACCCTGGCGCGTGGGCCTCGCAGCAGGCCCCCGTGGCGTCGGTCGTCGACATCAGCTCGGTCCGTCTCGTGGCCAACGTGGTCGAGAAGGACCTGCGCCTCGTGAACGCGGGCGATCCGGCCCGGGTGTCGGTGGACGCCTTCCCTGGCGAGGCCTTCGAGGGCCGCATCGCCCGGGTCGCGCCCGTGCTCGATCCGGCCACCCGCACGGCCGAGATCGAGATCGAGGTCCCCAACCGCGACTTCAGGCTGAAGCCGGGCATGTACGCCCGGATGTCGGTGACCATCGAGAGCCGGAAGAACGCCACGCTCGTGCCCAAGGCCTCGGTCGTGGACTACAACGGCACGCGTGGGGTCTTCACGATGACGGCCGAGAACAAGGCCAAGTTCCTGCCGGTCGAGGTGGGCATCGAGGACGCCGACCACGTGGAGGTGCGTAACGGCATCACCGCCGCGGATACCCTCGTGACCAACGGCGCCTCGGCGCTCCGCGACAACGACACGCTCGTCCTGGCCGGCCAGCCGGCCGGTGCGGGCGGCGGACGGCGCGGGCAGGGCACCCCAGGTGCGGCCGGGCGCGGCAACGGACGCGACACGGCTGGCGGCGCGGCCGCGGCCCCGCCGGCGAAGCCGCCGGAGACACCCACCGAAGCCGCGGGCGCCGAGGGCGCGGAGGGCACGCCCCGCCGGCGGCCCGGAGCCGGCGGGCAGCAGCCCGGCGACGATCCCGCGCGCCGGCGACCCACCGGGCCGCCCGGCCTGTAG
- a CDS encoding TolC family protein has protein sequence MRSGLLPRLLVPIACVLAAALPAPPASAQDARHDALVRDAVARFERERSDTPVLLPSVQPAAVHELRLADAVELALKQNLDIAVERLNPQGVDFQLAGLRNAFRPTASSTIGQRAQVIAPTNQLNGGQRVTNDTTTYNFGVSQTLPWAGGSVGLSFNNSKLDTSNIFANFNPTFTSTATLTYAQPLLRGLRLDQLRQQIAITQVNRDIADEQLRATIATTVANVRNAYWDVAFARAAVDVARRSLELAERLVQDNQARVEVGTLAPIDVVQAEAEAANRRQSLAQVEATLATSQLTLKRLIVTGTSDPLWEQDVVAVDSPQIAVPALDVADAVRTALEHRTDLAVARKNLDSNDIQMRYWRSESLPDLSLLATYGAQGVGGTQFIRQGTGLGSTVTGTIPGGYSDALSILRNRDFPTWNLSLTLSYPIGGSNADAQHARTRVLRTQQTTRLRALELQVATEVTNAALQVQANTRRVDAARAARELAERRLEAEQSKFEVGLSTNFFVVQAQRDLADAQNAELRALTDLQKALVTFERAQEAPGGGGGQSGGGGN, from the coding sequence ATGCGTAGCGGTCTCCTTCCACGGCTCCTCGTTCCCATCGCGTGCGTCCTTGCGGCGGCGCTCCCGGCTCCGCCGGCCTCCGCCCAGGACGCGAGGCATGACGCCCTCGTGCGCGACGCGGTCGCCCGGTTCGAACGCGAGCGGTCCGACACCCCGGTACTGCTCCCGTCCGTCCAGCCAGCCGCGGTCCACGAACTGCGCCTCGCCGACGCCGTGGAACTCGCCCTGAAGCAGAACCTCGACATCGCGGTCGAGCGTCTGAACCCCCAGGGCGTGGACTTCCAGCTCGCCGGCCTCCGGAACGCCTTCCGTCCGACGGCGTCGTCGACGATCGGCCAGCGGGCCCAGGTGATCGCCCCGACCAACCAGTTGAACGGCGGTCAGCGCGTGACCAACGACACCACCACCTACAACTTCGGCGTCTCGCAGACGCTCCCGTGGGCGGGCGGATCCGTGGGTCTGTCGTTCAACAACAGCAAGCTGGACACGTCGAACATCTTCGCGAACTTCAACCCCACGTTCACCTCCACGGCGACGCTCACCTACGCCCAGCCGCTCCTGCGCGGGCTGAGGCTGGACCAGCTCCGCCAGCAGATCGCGATCACGCAGGTCAACCGCGATATCGCCGACGAGCAGCTCCGGGCGACCATCGCGACGACTGTCGCCAACGTTCGCAACGCCTACTGGGACGTCGCCTTCGCGCGGGCCGCCGTGGACGTGGCGCGGCGGTCGCTGGAGCTCGCCGAGCGGCTCGTGCAGGACAACCAGGCTCGCGTGGAAGTGGGCACGCTGGCGCCCATCGACGTCGTCCAGGCGGAAGCCGAAGCGGCGAACCGGCGCCAGAGCCTGGCGCAGGTCGAGGCCACGCTGGCCACGTCGCAGCTGACCCTGAAACGGCTCATCGTCACGGGGACGAGCGACCCCCTCTGGGAGCAGGACGTCGTGGCGGTGGACTCTCCGCAGATCGCCGTGCCGGCCCTGGACGTCGCCGACGCGGTGCGGACGGCCCTCGAACACCGGACCGACCTGGCGGTCGCCCGCAAGAACCTCGACAGCAACGACATCCAGATGCGCTACTGGCGGTCGGAGAGCCTCCCGGACCTCAGCCTCCTCGCGACCTACGGAGCGCAGGGCGTCGGCGGCACGCAGTTCATCCGCCAGGGAACGGGCCTCGGCTCCACGGTGACGGGCACGATTCCCGGGGGGTACTCGGATGCCCTCTCGATTCTGCGCAACCGCGACTTCCCCACCTGGAACCTGTCGCTGACCCTGAGCTACCCCATCGGCGGCAGCAACGCCGACGCCCAGCACGCACGCACCCGGGTGCTGAGGACGCAGCAGACGACGCGGCTCCGGGCGCTCGAACTCCAGGTGGCCACCGAGGTCACCAACGCGGCGCTGCAAGTGCAGGCCAATACCCGCCGGGTGGACGCGGCGCGCGCGGCACGGGAGCTGGCCGAGCGCCGCCTCGAAGCCGAGCAGAGCAAGTTCGAGGTCGGTCTGTCGACGAACTTCTTCGTCGTTCAGGCCCAGCGGGATCTCGCCGACGCCCAGAACGCGGAACTGCGGGCGTTGACGGACCTGCAGAAGGCGCTGGTCACCTTCGAGCGGGCGCAAGAGGCCCCTGGTGGCGGCGGCGGTCAGAGTGGCGGTGGCGGCAACTAG
- a CDS encoding phosphoenolpyruvate carboxykinase, whose translation MATTQPSSGLETLGITATGPVHWNLTPPVLYEHALRRNEGVIAADGPLVCRTGQHTGRSPNDKFVVKEPSSEGHVHWGKVNRPMSMEHFAALRADIVTHLSGRELFVQDLHAGADPAYRLPVRMISEFAWHSLFVRNLFIVPSEAELAGHVPEFTVICAPSFKADPARHGTRSEVVIALNMAAREVLIGGTSYAGENKKSIFSVLNYVLPLRGVLPMHCSANIGGAGDTALFFGLSGTGKTTLSSDPDRGLIGDDEHGWSDRGVFNFEGGCYAKTIRLSAEAEPQIYGTTRRFGTVLENVAYDEATRVLDLDSSTFTENTRAAYPIDFIDNAVLAGQGGHPRNIVMLTADAFGVLPPISRLTPEGAMYHFLSGYTAKVAGTEKGVTEPTATFSTCFGAPFLPLNPNVYSKMLGERIAAHDAKVWLVNTGWTGGPYGVGSRMKIRFTRAMIRAALSGALDGVQYERHSVFNIDVPLSCPDVPSEVLSPRGTWADAQAYDQQAAKLAQMFVDNFKTFAGDVDAAVVAAGPRV comes from the coding sequence ATGGCAACCACGCAACCCTCATCCGGCCTGGAGACGCTCGGCATCACGGCGACTGGCCCCGTGCACTGGAATCTGACGCCGCCGGTGCTCTACGAGCACGCGCTGCGGCGCAACGAGGGCGTCATCGCGGCGGACGGCCCGCTCGTCTGTCGGACCGGCCAGCACACGGGCCGCTCCCCGAACGACAAGTTCGTCGTGAAGGAGCCGTCGAGCGAAGGCCACGTGCACTGGGGCAAGGTCAACCGCCCGATGAGCATGGAGCACTTCGCGGCGCTTCGCGCCGACATCGTCACCCACCTGAGCGGTCGTGAGCTCTTCGTCCAGGATCTTCACGCCGGGGCCGATCCCGCATACCGCCTGCCAGTGCGGATGATCAGCGAGTTCGCCTGGCACAGCCTGTTCGTCCGGAACCTCTTCATCGTCCCCTCGGAGGCCGAACTGGCCGGCCACGTGCCGGAGTTCACCGTGATCTGCGCCCCGTCGTTCAAGGCGGACCCGGCGCGGCACGGCACGCGCTCCGAGGTCGTGATCGCCCTGAACATGGCGGCGCGCGAGGTGCTCATCGGCGGCACGAGCTACGCCGGCGAGAACAAGAAGTCGATCTTCTCGGTACTGAACTACGTCCTGCCGCTGCGTGGGGTCCTGCCCATGCACTGCTCGGCGAACATCGGCGGCGCGGGGGACACGGCCCTGTTCTTCGGACTGTCGGGGACCGGCAAGACGACGCTGTCGAGCGACCCCGATCGCGGGCTCATCGGCGACGACGAGCACGGCTGGAGCGACCGCGGCGTCTTCAATTTCGAGGGCGGCTGCTACGCCAAGACGATTCGGCTCTCCGCGGAAGCCGAGCCCCAGATCTACGGCACGACGCGGCGCTTCGGCACCGTCCTGGAGAACGTCGCGTACGACGAGGCCACGCGTGTGCTGGATCTCGACTCCTCGACGTTCACCGAGAACACCCGGGCCGCCTATCCAATCGACTTCATCGACAACGCCGTGCTGGCCGGCCAGGGCGGGCATCCCCGCAACATCGTGATGCTCACGGCCGACGCGTTCGGCGTCCTGCCGCCGATCTCGCGGCTGACGCCGGAAGGCGCGATGTACCACTTCCTCTCCGGCTATACGGCCAAGGTGGCCGGGACGGAGAAGGGGGTCACCGAGCCGACGGCGACGTTCAGCACCTGTTTCGGCGCGCCGTTCCTGCCGCTGAACCCCAATGTCTATTCCAAGATGCTGGGCGAGCGGATCGCCGCGCACGACGCGAAGGTGTGGCTCGTGAACACGGGCTGGACCGGTGGTCCCTACGGCGTGGGGTCGCGCATGAAGATCCGCTTCACGCGCGCCATGATTCGGGCCGCCCTGTCGGGCGCCCTCGACGGGGTGCAGTACGAGCGCCATTCCGTGTTCAACATCGACGTGCCCCTCAGCTGCCCGGACGTGCCGTCCGAGGTGCTGAGTCCGCGCGGCACCTGGGCCGACGCCCAGGCGTACGACCAGCAGGCGGCGAAGCTCGCCCAGATGTTCGTGGATAACTTCAAGACCTTCGCGGGTGACGTGGACGCGGCGGTCGTCGCGGCCGGCCCGCGGGTGTGA